The Siansivirga zeaxanthinifaciens CC-SAMT-1 region GGGTCTACCAAATAAGCTTCAATAAGTTCTTTTTTATCGTTAAATAAAACTTGTTGTTCATTTTGCAAGGCATTATAAACTTCTTTTTTATCTGAGTTCAACACTATTGCTGTGGCCGTAGGATTGAAATTTAAAGGCGCTTCATTAAATTGGTAAAACACAAAAACCATAACGCCTACTAGCAAAATAAAGAATTGCATAGGAACTTTTAAAAGGCCGTTAAAAATTAAGCCTAATTGCATTTCTTTTAATGATTTCCCAGATAAATAGCGCTGCACCTGACTTTGGTCGGTACCAAAATACGATAACATTAAAAACGTACCTCCAATAATACCACTCCAAAAAGTGTAGCGATTATTTAAATCGAATGAAAAATCTAGAATTTCCATTTTACCACTGGCTCCGGCTATTTTTAATGCTTTTGTAAAAGTAATATCTGCAGGAAGTTTACTAACAATAATAAAAAACGCCACAAGCATACCAATAAAAATAACAACCATTTGATGTTTCTGAGTGACATTTACAGCGCGTGTTCCTCCAGAAACGGTGTAAATAATAACCAGAATACCAATGACAATATTTAGATAGAGTAAATTCCAGCCCAATACGACCGAAAGAATTATAGCTGGCGCAAAAATGGTAATTCCAGCGGCTAAACCACGTTGTATTAAAAATAAAATTGCGGTAAGGGTTCTTGTTTTTACATCGAATCGCTTTTCTAAAAATTCGTATGCTGTATAGACTTTTAATCTATGATATAATGGGATAAATACTAAACAAATAATAATCATGGCAATGGGCAAACCAAAATAAAACTGCACAAAGCCCATACCATCATTAAACGCTTGCCCCGGCGTCGATAAAAAGGTAATAGCACTTGCTTGAGTTGCCATTACCGACAAACCGATAGTCCACCACTTAGAGGTGTTGCCACCTTTTAAATAATCTTGAACGTTTTTGCTACCACGGGTTTGCCAAGTTCCGTAACCAACAATAGCTAGTAAGGTGGCGATAAGAATACTCCAATCTATAAAGCTTAGTGTTTGCATGTTAAAACGCTTTCATTATTAAATAAAACAAAATAATGTAAGCCATATTAGCTAACAAAACCAGGCTGTAAAGCTTTAACCAACGTTGTTTCGGACCTTTATCTTCGCTCATGGTTAGTCGTTTATTTTTGCAGTGTCTTTTAAATCTTCTTTTCCAATAGATAGCATATTAGCAAACAGCCTGTAGGCACCAGAAACGCCCGCAGGGAACTCTCTAAAAAAGCTTAAACCAGTGTATATATAATATCCTTTTCCGTAAGGCGCTACCAGTAAACTTCCGTCTTTGGCAGTTTCGTCTTTATCGTGCATCGATAAAATAGGTGTGAAATGACTGTCCCATGAATCGGGGAAATACAGTCCGCGTTCTTGAGTCCATCCATTAAAATCATCTTGGGTGATTTTATTCGGATAATTTAAAATAGGATGCTCCGGATTTAAAATAGTTACCTTAGAGTTTTCATCGGTTACGCGATCTCTCGATAAACTTAAACTATAAGGCGCCAACTCGTTTGTTTTTAAGCCTCTGTTGGTGTTGTATTGCACAATCATATTACCACCATTTTTAACAAAATCGAATAAAATTTGCTGTTTAAACTTTAGGGCATCAACAATGTTGTAAGCTCTAATTCCAACAACAACGGCATCAAATCTGCTTAAGGTTTCTTGAGTAATGGCTTCGGGTTCTAGGGTAAGAACCTGGTAACCTATTTGCTTTAAACTTTCTGGAACCACATCGCCAGCACCAGTAATATAGGCAATGTTTTCGCCTTTTTTCTTGATATCCAATCGAACTACTTTAGCTTCACTTGGCAGCAGAACTGTTTGATAAGGAATATGCTCATAATCAATCTCAACCAATTCTTTTGTGTATGTTTTATCTTTTATATGAATCACAGGATTTATAAAAGCTTCGGTTTGATTTTTAGCTGGAATTACAGTAAAAGTCACAATTTGTTCTTCACCTTTATTAGCAATTTCAATTTTTTGTTTTTCAGGATAAACAAGCCAGTTTTTTTCATGCGACATGCTAATAAATCCTTCTAATTTGTCGCGACCAGCTTTTACAATAACACGAATATCGTGGGCTTTGTCGTTACTAAAAATGATGACTTTTTCTTCAAGTTTAGCAGAGGCTTCTGGAATGATTTCAAACGGACGATATAATTCGCCTTTGTCTGGTTTTGAGTATCTGTAAACAACTGGCTTCGATAGGGTTATAGGGGTGTTGTTTATTTTTAAATGGAAGTTTATAATAACACTTCTTGGTGTTTCTGGTTTCCCTATTAAAGCTTCATCATCAACACGATACATGCCTAAAGTTCCTTTTTCGTTAAGCCAGTATGGCGATGTGTAAGCGGCATCGGGAGCAATAAAATAATCTGTTTTGAAGGACTCATCATCATTGTTTTTTAACTCTATTTGTTTTTGAATGGTCTTTCCGTCGTTTTGAGAAATACTTTCTAAAATAATGTTTTGATTGCTTCTGTTTAAGGCTTCAATATTAATTTTTACAGATTGATTTAATGTGGTTGAAGGTGTTTCGGCTGAAGCTTCTAAATACAAACCAGCACACATTTCTATAATTGATTTTAATTCTTTGGTTTTTTGTGTTTTCCAATGGGCGTCTTCAATATTTTGAAGTAGTTTGTATGCTTCCATAAGTTGAGGCAGATGCGAAGACGGATTGGTGAAATTGAAATTCTTTTCAACAGCATTTAAAATAGTGCCAATAGCTGCACCACCTTTTATACGATTCCATGAGGTGTCTATGCCTTCAAAAATATTTTCTTTATTATTTAGTGGTTCACCTTTTAAAAATTCGATGTATTCTTTTTGTGAACCGCGTTGCATTAATCGTCCAAAACCTTGACATAAATGTTGACTGCTAGCAAGCGAAGCTACTTCGTTGTTAGACATGCCTTTAAGCGGGTAATATACGCCAATATCGAAGGTTGACATTTTAGATTTGTCGGCATTATCGAAATCTTCCTGACTGCGGTAAAACCAAGAATTCGTGTTAAAAAACAGGCGTTTTGGTTGCCATACTTGGGTGTTTTTTAATTGGTTTGGATATGCCGATTTGTTTCCTGCCAAATCGAAAGCTTCAAAACTTAACATGGCAGAACTGGTGTGGTGGCCATGTGTGGTTCCTGGAGTTCTGTGGTCGAAACGATTAATAATAATATCGGGTTTAAACTGTCTAATTGCCAAAACAACATCGTTTAAAACGGCATCTTTATTCCAAATATCGAGCGTTTCATCTGGATGTTTTGAAAAGCCAAAATCGTTGGCTCGAGTAAAACGTTGTTCGCCACCATCAACCCGTCTGGCTGCTAGAAGTTCTTGAGTACGAATAACTCCAAGAAGTTCTCTAATTTCAGGTCCGATAAGGTTTTGTCCGCCATCGCCACGCGTTAACGACAAATAAGCTGTTCTGGCCTTTACCTGATTAGACATGTATGAAATTAGCCTGGTATTTTCGTCGTCTGGATGCGCAGCAATATATAAAACAGACCCTAAAAAATTAAGTTTCTGTAAAGACTCATAAATCTCTGAAGCAGCAGGTGTTTGAGGTTTTTGGGCGTTTATAAAGGAAAATGTGAATACTGTAAGGAATAAAGTAAGTATTGTTTTTTGCATGAATAGTAGTTTTACCAAATTCAAATATAGCAAAGTAAAGTAGGGAATAAGGTGCTTTTAATGTTTCTTTAACTTTAAGTTAAAGCCATTTTTTTCGTTTAAAATAAATAAGCATGGCAACAAAAAGCATAATCATTACACCCCATAAAATGAAATAAGAATATTTAAAATGTAATTCTGGGATGTAATCGAAATTCATACCGTAAATACCAGCAATAAATGTTAGGGGAATAAAAATGGAAGCCATGATGGTTAGAACTTTCATAACTTCATTCATTTTATTGCTAATGGTTGTCATGTACATATCCATTAAACTCCAAATCATTTCCCGGTAAATATCAATGTTTTCCGATACTTGAATTAAATGGTCGTAAATATCTCTGTAATAGTTTTTTGTAGTAGATGCAATGAGGTGGCTGTCGTGTTTTTCAATACGACTTATAACTTCGCGAAGCGGAAAAATGGCACGTCGAACACGTAGAATTTCTTTCTTTAAATCTCTAATGTCTTTATTGATGGTGTTTTCAACATTTCCAAGAAAAATATCGGTTTCTAAATCTTCAATTTTATAGCCAAGCGTTTCTATGACATTAAAATAATAATCTATAATAGAGTCCATTAAAATGTACAACAGGTAATCGGCATTCATGGTTCGTACGCGACCTTTTCCTTGACGGATGCGATCTCGAACGCTATCAAACACATCACCTTCCGATTCTTGGAATGATAAAACGTAATTCGGACCTAAAATAAAGCTAACCTGTTCTGAAATGATATTTTCGTCTCCATCGTAATAAAGCATTTTTAGGACTAAAAAAATATAATCCTCGTATTCATCAATTTTAGGACGCTGTGAAATGTTTACAATATCTTCTAAAACGAGAGGATGTAAATTAAAATGCAAGCCTAATTTTTCGATGCTATCAACGTGATTTAATCCGTTAAGATTAATCCAGGAAACACAATCGTTTAGTTTAAAATCGAAGGTGTCTTCGACCTTATTTAATTGTTTTTCTAGAAATTTATCATGGTTATAATCGAAAACTTCAATAAACAATTCTTTCGATTCTTTATTACCGGTGTAAATAACGCTACCAGGAACCGAACCAATTTTTTTGTGAGCTTTTTTATTTCGCTTTTTAGCCATGATTTAAATATAATGAATATTTAGATTGATTCCATATCGTCTTCAATAGCATCTTTTTGAATTAAAGTCACTGCTTTTTGAAGCATTAAATTATTAGGGTAAGTTACTAAATTGCCATTTTCTAACCTAAGATGAACTTGAAAGGCTCTAATATCTTCAATAATAGCTCTAATTGGAAAATCATGATCATGAATTTCAATTTTATCACCAACTTTATATGGGAAATTAAAAAACATAATAATGCCCGAAGTGATATTGCTTAGAATAGACCAAACGGCAAACAAACCAATACCAATAACGGCAAAAATAGACGAGAAAATAACAGCTAAATCCTTAAAGTCTGTGCCAAAAATAAAGGACTCAATTAAAATAGCCAACATGATAAGGGTTACGGTAGAGTATCTCCTAATTAATCTAATTCTGGCATCGTTAATTCCTGTTTTGTGTCCTATTTTATTAATAGCAAACCTAAGTATGAGTCTTACTATAAATAAAAATAAAAGTACAAATGCCGATATGATTAATTGTTTTTGATATGCTTCTATAAAGGTCATAAATTTTGAAAAATTTGAATGTGATTTTAAAGTAAACAAGCCCGATTACTTGAAAACTTGTGTTGATTATATTCGTTTAATTTTAAGAATTAAAGATACAAACTTATGCTTGGTTGGCAATATCTATTAACGTTTTGTAGACAAGATGCGTGGGTAAACCCATAACATTAAAATAGGAACCCTCAATTTTTTCAACGCCAATTTGTCCAATCCATTCTTGTATACCATAAGCACCAGCTTTGTCGAAGGGCATGGCGGTTTTAATATAAAACTCAATTTCTTCGTTGGTTAATGCTTTAAAAGTAACTTTTGTAATATCGTGAATGGTTTTTTGAAACGAATTGGTTGTAAAGCACACCGATGTAATGACTTCGTGTGTGGTGTTACTTAACGATTTTATAATATTGAAAGCATCGGTAGCATCGATTGGTTTGCCCAATGCTTTGTTGTTGTGCCAAACAATGGTATCGCTTGTTATTAAAATATCATTGGGCTTTAATTCATTCTTATAAGGAATGGATTTTAATTCTGCAAGATAATTACTTATATGTAAGTGAGTGAGTTCGGCGGGATAATTTTCTTCAATAGGTTTCAATCTAATTTCGAAATCTAAATTTAAATTTTTGAAAAATTCCTGTCTTCTGGGCGAACCTGAAGCCAATATAATATGATGGTTTTTGAGTTTTTCGCTTAACATATTTTAAATTAAGATGTACTTGTATAAAAGTAAAGAAAGCATCCCGAAAAGCATAATGATTTTTAGAAGATTGCTTACTTGGTGTAAGTCTTTTTTCGTTTTGGTTGTAAGAAGTTTTATAGCTACGTAAACTAACGGACCAATAATAAAAATTAAAAAGTAGAGAACAGCTATTATGTTTTTATATAAAATTTCATTTACATAAATAACGATTATTAAAGCCAAAATAAGAGTTAATATAAAAACGAAATGCGTTGCTTTTTTTATTCCAAATCTAACAGGAAACGTTTGAATGCTGGCTTTAGAGTCGCCTTTAAAATCTTCTATATCTTTCACTATTTCTCTTATTAAATTAATAGCAAATGCAAACAAGCTGTAATGAAAAATGACTTTAAAAAAAGCGAGTTGTGTATCTCTGTTTAGATGGTTCATACTCGGTATTAATTCAAAAAAACCAACAATTAAAACACTTAGCCCAACTAAAATAGCTATTACCAAATTGCCAAAAAATACGGTTTGCTTTAAATAGGTTGCATACATGTATAGCAGTGCCGAGGTTATAACAAACAACGAAAAAAAGGCACTTTTATTAACGACATGACTTAAGTAAGAACCCAGACCAACGCCCACAATATTAAAAATTAAAAACCAATTGTATGCTGCTTTTTCTGTTATGGTTTTACCAACTATTAATTTGTTGGGTTTGTTTACAAAATCGGTTTCTACATCGTAAATATCATTTATAATATTACCAGCAGCAGCAATGCACATTGTGGCTAATATTAATATAATAATACCTGTGGTATCTAAACGCACTGACGCTCCTAAAGGCTCCAAAAAGGCATACTTTACAAGTAATTGTACCATGCCAATCATAACGAGGTTTTTCCAGCGAATAAGTTTAAGAATACTCAAAATGAATGAATTAAATTCTAGATGTAAAATTATTTATAAGGTATTTAATTAAAAGTAAAACCAAAATAAAAAGGATAGTAGATACAACTACGGTTTTTATATTTTGTCTTTTAGCATCTTTACGAATGTTGTTTTTTATAATATCCTTTTCTAATTTACTCAGGTTTTTATGAGTAAAATGAATTTCGTAATGAAAATGCGATTCGTTATTTAGTTGTTCTTTTAAAACAGAAAATGGCCTATTGTTTTTCTGATTAAATACACTTTGACTATTACCAAAGCCAATGTAACCAAATCCGTTTTTAATGCGTCTTTTTACACGATTCATAAAAGGGTTATACCATCCAATTGTTTTGAACTTTTAATACTTGTTCAAGGACATCACGAACGGCTCCTTCACCACCTTTTCGATGTGAAATATATTTGGAAACGCTTTTAATCTCTGGAACAGCATCCTGTGGGCAGGTAGGTAAACCAACCATGGTCATAACCTGTCTGTCGGGGATATCATCGCCCATATAAAGTATATTTTCGGGTTTAATATTGGTTTCTTTAATGTACTGCTTAAACGTGTCAACTTTATTGGTCGATCCTAAATAAACGTGAGGAATTCCTAAGCCTTCCAATCTAATTTTTACCCCTTCGTTGGTTCCTGCTGAAATAATAGCAATGTTATAACCCGCGTTTATGGCGTATTTTAAAGCATAACCATCTCTTACGTGCATTTTTCTTAACAATTCACCATCAGAAGTAACATTAACAAATCCGTCGGTTAAAACACCATCAACATCAAAAATAAATGTGGTAATGTGTTCTAAATATTCTTTATAGCTTTTTTCTTCCATGGGTACGTTGTATCGATTCGGTTAATAATTCGTAAATAGCTTTATGATGCGGTGTTTCATTTAAAAGTTTTAAATGTTTTCTCATCGTTTTTTTATCGTTGCGTTTTGCAGGACCCGTTTGTGCTTTATAAGGCGATAAATCTTGCACTTTTTTTGCGGTTTCCAGTATTAATGGTTTTAATAAATCGAATTCGGCGCCTTCACTTTCTGTAATTTCATGCGCTACTCTGTAAAGTTGATTGGTAAAGTTGTTTACAAAAACAGCCGCTAAATGCAGAACCCTTCTTTGGTCTGTATTTACTTTTTTGGTAGGACTGCCAATACTTATAGCCAGATTTTTTAAAACATGATAGTCTTTGCTTTCAAGCGCTTCAATACAAATGGGAACATTTGCAAAATCTAATTTAGCCGCTTTGCTAAACGACTGCAGGGGATAAAAAACGCCGCGTTTATGTTTTTTATCGATATCGTAAATGCCAACACTTCCAGAGGTGTGTGCTACCAGTCGGTTTTCAAAAGGGAGTTTATTTGTTAAGCTTTTAATAGCATCGTCGCTAACGGCCAAAAGGTATAAATCGGCTTCTTTTAAGGCACTTAAATCGTTAACTATTTCAACCTCTTTAGCATAAGGTTTTAATGTGTCTAAATTTCTATTATACCATTGAATAACCGATATGTTTTCGGCTGCTTTAAAAGCTCGGTACAAATGTGTGGCTACATTTCCTGCGCCAATAATAACTACTGAAATCATATCGCAAAAATAACCATAATTAGCTTACATAAAAAAGCAAACAAGTATCTTTGTTGTATATGCAAAAGAAAGATATTAAAACCAGAGCCGATGTATTTTTGCTAGTTTCTTCATTTTACGAAAAAGTAAAAAAAGACGCTGTTTTAGCACCATTTTTTAACGAAGCTATTACAGATTGGGATGCGCATTTAGAACGATTAACCAGTTTTTGGGAATCTAGTTTGTTTTTGAAAACCAAATATTTAGGCAATCCTTTAGAGGTTCATGTAAAAGTAGATCAGGTGCACAATAAAACCATAACCGAACTCCATTTTGGCTTGTGGTTAAATTTATGGTTTCAAACCATAGACCAATTTTTTGAAGGTGAAAATGCCGATAACGCCAAACGGCGAGCTCGAAAAATGGGAACTTTTTTATATTTAAAAATTTTTGAAGCCCGCCAATAATCTTAATTATTAAAGTAAAATTATAAATTAGTTAGCCTCGGCTTTAGTAAGTCTTTTTCTAAACTTTAACACTTCAAAATCAACTTTAATACTTAAATTTGCACGACCTTAAAAGGGCTTTTCATTATGCAAAATAAAATCTCCAAAATAATTTTTTCAACACGTCTTACAGCTGTTTTATTTATTGCTTTTGCTGCTGCTATGGCAATAGGTACTTTTTTAGACGCAGGCCAGTCCACATCGCCAACACCATACACTAGAAATTTAATTTACAATGCTTGGTGGTTCGAGGCTATCATGCTGTTATTCACCATTAATTTTATTGGAAATATTGGCAGATACCAACTGTATAAAAAAGAAAAATGGGGCACGCTTATTTTGCATTTAGCGTTTATTTTTATTTTTATTGGAGCTTTTATAACCAGATACATCAGTTACGAAGGGATGATGTCCATTAGAGAAGGCGAAACCGAAAATGCGTTTCTTTCTCAAAAAACATATATCACCACCTATATTGATGGCGATTATATGATAGATGGCGTACCACAACGTTTGCCTTTAGAATTTGAAGTTGATTTTTCGGCAAGGTTGAAAAATGATTTTAAAATTGAAACCAAATACGACCAGCAACCGGTAACTATTGAAATTGAAAAGTTTATAAAAGGAGCCGAAGAAGATATTATTCCCGACGATCATGGCGAGGAGTACTTAAAAATTGTTGAAGCAGGGAGCAATGGACCACACAACCATTTTCTTAAGGTTGGCGAAGTACAAAGTATTCATGGGGTTTTAATTGCACTTAACAAACCTACCGATGGTGCAATAAATTTAACCTACCAAAACGATGATTTAACCATTAATTCGCCTTTTGAAGGTGAATACATGACTATGGCTACCATGGCAAAGGGTACGTTGATTAAAGACAGTATTCAACCACTAAAATTAAGATCACGTTATGTTATTGGAAATATGCAAATGGTATTTCCAAAACCAGTGGTAAAAGGTGTTTTTGATATTGTTCAAAAATCGAAAATTTTAAAAAATGACGAAGATGGTGTTGTATTAAAAGTAACTACTAACGGTATTACAGAGCGCATTGGTTTGCTTGGTGGTAAAGGTATGAACAACCCATTTAAACAAATTTCGGTGGGCGGATTAGATTTTGCTTTTAAATATGGCTCTAAAGTTTTAGAACTTCCTTTTTCTATAAAACTAAACGATTTTGAAGCCGAGCGTTATCCGGGAACTGAAAAGGGCTATTCGTCTTTTTCGAGTAAAGTAACCGTTATCGACGAGCAAGAAGGAAGCTTCGATTATAAAATATTTATGAACCATATTTTAGACCATCGTGGATACCGATTTTTCCAATCGAGTTTCGATCCCGATGAAAAAGGAACCATCTTATCGGTAAATCACGATTATTGGGGCACCATGCTAACCTACATTGGTTACTTTTTGTTGTATTTAGGATTGTTGGCCATCCTTTTCGTTAAAGGCTCACGTTTTAAAGATTTAGAAAGTATGTTGGAAAAAGTGAAAGCTAAAAAAACGAAATTATTAGGCATTTTCTTGTTTTTTTTATGTTTGAATGGATTTGCTCAAGAACATTCTGCAAACGACGCACACAATCATACGGCGCCAACCAAAATGCAAATAGATTCTATTTTAGCGGCCAACATCACACCTAAAGAAGAAGCCGATAGATTTGGATATTTAGTTATTCAGGATTTAAGCGGACGTATGATGCCTGTTAACACATATGCATCAGAAATGCTTCGAAAATTAAGTAAAAGCGACACATACGGAGATTTTGATGCCAATCAGGTATTTCTGTCTATTCAAGAAAGTCCGATGCTGTGGTATAACGTACCAATCATCTATTTAAAGCCTAAAAAAGCAGATACAATACGAAGTATTATTGGTGTCGATAAAGATGTAAAATATGTTACACTGGCCGATTTCTTCAGTAATAAAGGTACTTATAAATTGGCTCCGTATTTAGATGAAGCTTATAAAGCAATGACACCGAATGCGTTTCAAAAAGAATTTAAAGAAGCCGATCAACGTGTTAATTTATTATACAATACGGTTGAAGGCATGTCTTTAAAAATATTTCCTATTCCAAACGACCCTAATAACAAATGGATTTCGGCTTACGATTATAAATTCGATAATCATAAAATTAAAGATACGCTTTATGGTAACTTCATAAAAGCAGGATTTAATACTTACTTGTATGCTTTAAATGCGGCTAAAAAAACGGGCGATTTTACAAATGCAACCAAGCTATTGGAGGCTTTTAAAAAGACACAGCACCAATATGGAGGCAGTGTTATGTTAACAGATAAAAAAGTTAAAACAGAGATTTTATACAACAAATACGACATTTTTAAAAAATTGTTTAGTTGGTATTTATATGCTGGTAGTTTACTGTTTATTCTATTAATTATTCAAATTTTTAAGGAGAAAAATAAAGTTATTGATGTAAGTGTTATAGTTTTTAAATGCATCATTTTAGGCATTTTTATACTGCATACTCTGGGTTTAATAGCGCGTTGGTATATATCTGGGCATGCACCGTGGAGTGATGCTTACGAGTCGATGATTTACGTTGCTTGGGCCACTATGTTTTTTGGTTTAGCCTTCGGAAGAAAAAGTGATTTAACGTTAGCTTCAACAGCCTTTGTAACATCTATGATTTTAATGGTTGCCCACTGGAACTGGATGGATCCTGCTATTGCCAACCTTCAGCCTGTTTTAGATAGTTACTGGTTAATGATTCACGTTGCTGTTATTGTGGCGAGTTACGGGCCGTTTACTTTGGGTATGATTTTAGGATTGGTATCGTTATTCTTGATGATTTTTACTACCGAAAAGAATAAAGTAAAAATGGACTTAAACATAAAAGAACTAACCATTATTAACGAGATGTCCTTAACCGTTGGTTTGGTTATGTTAACCATTGGAAACTTTTTAGGCGGTATGTGGGCAAACGAAAGTTGGGGACGTTACTGGGGCTGGGATCCAAAAGAAACCTGGGCGCTTATTAGTATTATGGTTTATGCTTTTGTAATTCATATGCGATTGATTCCTGGACTTCGTGGTCGTTGGTTTTTTAACCTGATGTCTATTATTGCTTTTGCCAGCATCATGATGACTTACTTTGGAGTTAATTTCTACCTAGCGGGCCTGCATAGTTATGCAAGTGGCGACCAAATAGTAAGTGTTAAATTCATTTTAGTAACCTGTGTTATTGTTGCTGTAATTGGGTTTTTTGCTTATCGAGGGTATGCTAAATTTTACAAAAAGTAGCCTGTTTTTTATTTTCTGAAATTCAATTTTTGTTACGTTTCACTTTTTCAAAAATAATCTTTAGTTTATTTTTAGCCATAATTAATGTAATTTGAAACCATATGGCAGCTATGAAATTATTTAAAGAGTTTAAAGAATTTGCGGTAAAAGGAAACATGATGGACATGGCAATAGGTATTATTATTGGCGCGTCCTTCAATAAAATAATCGATGTTTTAGTTAAAAAAGTATTTTTGCCACCACTATCATTATTAACCGATGGTGTAAATTTCAAGGATAAAAATATTATTTTAAAAGATGCTGTTTTAGATGCCTCGGGGAATATTGTTACAGACCAAGTGGCTATAGGTTATGGTGCGTTAGGCGAAGCTGTTTTAGATTTTTTAATTGTAGCCTTTACTATTTTTATTGTTGTTAAGTTTATGAATCGATTAAAAAACAGAGCCCACGACACGAACGATACGACGGTAACAACTCCAAAAGACATAGAATTACTTTCTAATATTAACGATTTAATGAAAGAACAAAACGCTTTATTAAAACAAAAAAAGTAGTTTATGGCAAAAACAGGGAGAGATAAAAATACTAAAAACAAAGCCAAACACTCCAAATTAATGGATCAAAAAAAGGCGAAAAAAAAGAAAGAAGAAGCCATTAGAAAAGAACGTTTAAAAGCCATAATTCAACAAGCTAAGCATCAAGAAAATAATTATTTTTTTATAATTCGACATAATTTTTAAAAACCTACTAAAATTTTTGTCAAGAGTTTTTTATTTATTATTTCTAATGAGTATACAAGCTGGTTCAAATAGCGATGATATTTAATTGAAGAAGCCAGTTAATACCTTGACCTAGTTACAAGAATTTTATTTTTATTATGCATACTACTTTCTTATAAAG contains the following coding sequences:
- a CDS encoding PIG-L family deacetylase translates to MQKTILTLFLTVFTFSFINAQKPQTPAASEIYESLQKLNFLGSVLYIAAHPDDENTRLISYMSNQVKARTAYLSLTRGDGGQNLIGPEIRELLGVIRTQELLAARRVDGGEQRFTRANDFGFSKHPDETLDIWNKDAVLNDVVLAIRQFKPDIIINRFDHRTPGTTHGHHTSSAMLSFEAFDLAGNKSAYPNQLKNTQVWQPKRLFFNTNSWFYRSQEDFDNADKSKMSTFDIGVYYPLKGMSNNEVASLASSQHLCQGFGRLMQRGSQKEYIEFLKGEPLNNKENIFEGIDTSWNRIKGGAAIGTILNAVEKNFNFTNPSSHLPQLMEAYKLLQNIEDAHWKTQKTKELKSIIEMCAGLYLEASAETPSTTLNQSVKINIEALNRSNQNIILESISQNDGKTIQKQIELKNNDDESFKTDYFIAPDAAYTSPYWLNEKGTLGMYRVDDEALIGKPETPRSVIINFHLKINNTPITLSKPVVYRYSKPDKGELYRPFEIIPEASAKLEEKVIIFSNDKAHDIRVIVKAGRDKLEGFISMSHEKNWLVYPEKQKIEIANKGEEQIVTFTVIPAKNQTEAFINPVIHIKDKTYTKELVEIDYEHIPYQTVLLPSEAKVVRLDIKKKGENIAYITGAGDVVPESLKQIGYQVLTLEPEAITQETLSRFDAVVVGIRAYNIVDALKFKQQILFDFVKNGGNMIVQYNTNRGLKTNELAPYSLSLSRDRVTDENSKVTILNPEHPILNYPNKITQDDFNGWTQERGLYFPDSWDSHFTPILSMHDKDETAKDGSLLVAPYGKGYYIYTGLSFFREFPAGVSGAYRLFANMLSIGKEDLKDTAKIND
- a CDS encoding mechanosensitive ion channel domain-containing protein → MTFIEAYQKQLIISAFVLLFLFIVRLILRFAINKIGHKTGINDARIRLIRRYSTVTLIMLAILIESFIFGTDFKDLAVIFSSIFAVIGIGLFAVWSILSNITSGIIMFFNFPYKVGDKIEIHDHDFPIRAIIEDIRAFQVHLRLENGNLVTYPNNLMLQKAVTLIQKDAIEDDMESI
- a CDS encoding Maf family nucleotide pyrophosphatase, whose translation is MLSEKLKNHHIILASGSPRRQEFFKNLNLDFEIRLKPIEENYPAELTHLHISNYLAELKSIPYKNELKPNDILITSDTIVWHNNKALGKPIDATDAFNIIKSLSNTTHEVITSVCFTTNSFQKTIHDITKVTFKALTNEEIEFYIKTAMPFDKAGAYGIQEWIGQIGVEKIEGSYFNVMGLPTHLVYKTLIDIANQA
- a CDS encoding geranylgeranylglycerol-phosphate geranylgeranyltransferase, whose product is MSILKLIRWKNLVMIGMVQLLVKYAFLEPLGASVRLDTTGIIILILATMCIAAAGNIINDIYDVETDFVNKPNKLIVGKTITEKAAYNWFLIFNIVGVGLGSYLSHVVNKSAFFSLFVITSALLYMYATYLKQTVFFGNLVIAILVGLSVLIVGFFELIPSMNHLNRDTQLAFFKVIFHYSLFAFAINLIREIVKDIEDFKGDSKASIQTFPVRFGIKKATHFVFILTLILALIIVIYVNEILYKNIIAVLYFLIFIIGPLVYVAIKLLTTKTKKDLHQVSNLLKIIMLFGMLSLLLYKYILI
- the corA gene encoding magnesium/cobalt transporter CorA, coding for MAKKRNKKAHKKIGSVPGSVIYTGNKESKELFIEVFDYNHDKFLEKQLNKVEDTFDFKLNDCVSWINLNGLNHVDSIEKLGLHFNLHPLVLEDIVNISQRPKIDEYEDYIFLVLKMLYYDGDENIISEQVSFILGPNYVLSFQESEGDVFDSVRDRIRQGKGRVRTMNADYLLYILMDSIIDYYFNVIETLGYKIEDLETDIFLGNVENTINKDIRDLKKEILRVRRAIFPLREVISRIEKHDSHLIASTTKNYYRDIYDHLIQVSENIDIYREMIWSLMDMYMTTISNKMNEVMKVLTIMASIFIPLTFIAGIYGMNFDYIPELHFKYSYFILWGVMIMLFVAMLIYFKRKKWL
- a CDS encoding sodium:solute symporter, which translates into the protein MQTLSFIDWSILIATLLAIVGYGTWQTRGSKNVQDYLKGGNTSKWWTIGLSVMATQASAITFLSTPGQAFNDGMGFVQFYFGLPIAMIIICLVFIPLYHRLKVYTAYEFLEKRFDVKTRTLTAILFLIQRGLAAGITIFAPAIILSVVLGWNLLYLNIVIGILVIIYTVSGGTRAVNVTQKHQMVVIFIGMLVAFFIIVSKLPADITFTKALKIAGASGKMEILDFSFDLNNRYTFWSGIIGGTFLMLSYFGTDQSQVQRYLSGKSLKEMQLGLIFNGLLKVPMQFFILLVGVMVFVFYQFNEAPLNFNPTATAIVLNSDKKEVYNALQNEQQVLFNDKKELIEAYLVDPDNASIQKEIKFVNQQNKANKNEAIKLINQVAASQQIKVESNDKDYVFIHFILNNLPRGLIGLLLAVILSAAMSSTSSELNALGSTTTIDLYKRNTSDKTEEDMVKASKWFTLLWGIIAIGVACIANLAENLIQLVNIIGSIFYGNVLGIFMLAFFFKSVRGNAVFIAAVITQLIIIALYLLNAYELINLPFLWLNFVGCVLVIISSLLFEFKRITKLDKGILAFLILIFGYFSYLILQNT